The following proteins come from a genomic window of Bactrocera tryoni isolate S06 chromosome 1, CSIRO_BtryS06_freeze2, whole genome shotgun sequence:
- the LOC120766447 gene encoding golgin subfamily A member 7, translating into MSLHRPIVLDIPETSKKKMSPTKKKKMSQGLTSLQGGSNKVFIQRDYSEGTSVKFHTRLPSELEGLIERQVFESTINRLNEFFAEAEKGSCSTYCEGCIGCITAYLVYMCSETHYEKTLRKISKFIASQNERIYNPKGLQVIDPTYRGLRVIEISVLDRPGRT; encoded by the exons atgtCTTTGCATCGCCCAATAGTTCTAGATATCCCAGAAACAAGCAAGAAAAAGATGAGCCCTACAAA GAAGAAAAAAATGTCGCAAGGTTTAACCTCGCTGCAGGGCGGCTCTAACAAGGTGTTCATACAACGCGATTACAGCGAAGGCACCTCGGTCAAATTCCACACACGACTTCCCAGCGAATTAGAAGGCCTG ATTGAACGGCAAGTATTTGAGTCGACCATTAATCGGCTAAATGAATTTTTCGCAGAAGCCGAGAAGGGTTCTTGTAGTACATATTGTGAGGGTTGCATCGGATGCATTACCGCTTATCTTGTGTATATGTGTTCGGAAACACACTATGAAAAG ACACTTCGGAAAATATCCAAATTTATTGCTTCCCAAAACGAGCGAATTTACAATCCGAAAGGATTGCAAGTTATCGACCCGACATATCGAGGTTTGCGCGTCATAGAAATATCAGTGTTAGATCGTCCAGGGCGAACGTGA